From Streptomyces sp. NBC_01460, a single genomic window includes:
- a CDS encoding purine-nucleoside phosphorylase, with amino-acid sequence MNASVIPDHIQGDPYAAAADAAARLRELTGAETHDVALVMGSGWAPAGDALGIPEAEFPVTELPGFPAPAVEGHGGTIRSYRIGEKRALVFLGRTHYYEGRGVAAVAHGVRTAAAAGCRTVILTNGCGGLREGMRPGQPVLISDHINLTAASPIVGANFVDLTDLYSPRLRALCKDIDATLEEGVYVQFPGPHYETPAEINMVRVMGGDLVGMSTVLEAIAAREAGAEVLGISLVTNLAAGLSGEPLNHEEVLQAGRDSATRMGALLARVLDRV; translated from the coding sequence GTGAACGCATCTGTTATTCCGGACCACATCCAGGGCGACCCGTACGCCGCCGCCGCCGACGCCGCCGCCCGCCTGCGCGAGCTGACCGGCGCCGAGACCCACGACGTCGCTCTCGTGATGGGCTCCGGGTGGGCCCCCGCGGGCGATGCGCTCGGCATTCCGGAGGCCGAGTTCCCGGTCACCGAGCTTCCCGGGTTCCCGGCTCCGGCCGTGGAGGGCCACGGCGGCACGATCCGCTCGTACAGGATCGGGGAGAAGCGGGCCCTGGTCTTCCTGGGCCGCACGCACTACTACGAGGGCCGCGGTGTGGCCGCCGTCGCGCACGGCGTCCGGACGGCCGCCGCCGCGGGGTGCCGGACCGTCATCCTGACGAACGGGTGCGGTGGCCTGCGCGAGGGCATGCGCCCCGGCCAGCCGGTCCTCATCAGCGACCACATCAACCTCACGGCGGCCTCGCCGATCGTGGGCGCGAACTTCGTCGACCTGACCGACCTCTACTCGCCCCGGCTCCGCGCACTCTGCAAGGACATCGACGCGACCCTCGAAGAGGGCGTCTACGTGCAGTTCCCCGGCCCGCACTACGAGACCCCGGCCGAGATCAACATGGTCCGCGTCATGGGCGGCGACCTCGTCGGCATGTCCACGGTCCTCGAGGCGATCGCGGCGCGTGAGGCGGGTGCCGAGGTGCTGGGCATCTCCCTGGTCACGAACCTGGCCGCCGGCCTGAGCGGGGAACCCCTCAACCACGAAGAGGTCCTCCAGGCCGGCCGCGACTCGGCCACGCGCATGGGCGCGCTGCTGGCGCGGGTGCTGGACCGGGTCTGA
- a CDS encoding gamma-glutamylcyclotransferase yields the protein MSLYAAYAGNLDARLMTRRAPHSPLRGTGWLNGWRLTFGGEQMGWEGALATVVEAPRSQVFVALYDLAPMDEDSMDRWEGVGLDIYRRMRVRVHTLDGEEPAWMYVLNGYEGGLPSARYLGEVADAAESAGAPHDYVMNLRKRPC from the coding sequence ATGTCGCTCTACGCCGCGTACGCCGGCAACCTCGACGCGCGGCTGATGACGCGCCGCGCACCGCACTCCCCGCTGCGCGGCACGGGCTGGCTCAACGGCTGGCGGCTCACGTTCGGCGGGGAGCAGATGGGCTGGGAGGGCGCGCTGGCCACGGTGGTGGAGGCACCCCGGTCCCAGGTGTTCGTCGCGCTGTACGACCTGGCCCCGATGGACGAGGACTCCATGGACCGCTGGGAGGGTGTCGGCCTCGACATCTACCGGCGCATGCGGGTGCGCGTGCACACGCTGGACGGCGAGGAACCGGCCTGGATGTACGTCCTCAACGGCTACGAGGGCGGGCTGCCCTCGGCCCGCTACCTGGGCGAGGTGGCGGACGCCGCCGAGTCCGCGGGCGCGCCCCACGACTACGTGATGAACCTCCGCAAGCGCCCCTGCTGA